A region of Pseudomonas cavernicola DNA encodes the following proteins:
- a CDS encoding LrgB family protein, translated as MSLDWHGAWQALIHHPLFGVGVTLGAYQLALSAYEKTRWVFLQPVLVSMLAVIGVLLACGLSYAEYRESAKVLTIFLGPATVALAVPLFLNLRRIRQLFWPTLLTLVVGGVVATVLGVALAWLFGAEHMMLMSMAPKSVTSPIAMLVADQIGGIAALAAVFVLITGVIGAILGPELLRRCGVHHHAAQGMALGLTAHAVGTSRALQESEECGAFAALAMSLMGVATAVLLPLVVALLV; from the coding sequence ATGAGCCTTGACTGGCATGGCGCCTGGCAGGCGCTGATCCACCATCCGCTGTTCGGGGTCGGGGTGACCCTCGGTGCTTATCAACTGGCACTGAGCGCCTACGAGAAAACCCGCTGGGTGTTTTTGCAGCCGGTGCTGGTATCGATGCTCGCAGTGATCGGCGTTTTGCTGGCATGCGGCCTGAGCTATGCCGAGTACCGTGAAAGCGCCAAGGTGCTGACCATCTTCCTCGGTCCGGCGACCGTGGCGCTGGCGGTGCCGCTGTTTCTTAACTTGCGGCGGATCCGTCAATTGTTCTGGCCAACCTTGCTGACCCTGGTGGTCGGCGGGGTTGTGGCGACTGTATTGGGCGTGGCGCTGGCCTGGTTGTTTGGCGCCGAGCATATGATGCTGATGAGCATGGCGCCGAAGTCGGTGACTTCACCCATTGCGATGTTGGTGGCCGATCAGATTGGCGGCATCGCCGCCCTGGCTGCGGTATTCGTGCTGATCACCGGGGTGATTGGCGCGATTCTCGGTCCGGAACTGCTACGCCGCTGTGGAGTGCACCATCACGCCGCGCAAGGCATGGCCCTGGGCCTGACCGCGCATGCGGTCGGCACCTCGCGGGCGCTACAGGAAAGCGAAGAGTGTGGCGCCTTTGCCGCGTTGGCGATGAGTTTGATGGGGGTGGCCACGGCAGTGTTGCTACCGTTAGTAGTAGCTTTGCTGGTGTGA
- a CDS encoding CidA/LrgA family protein → MLLRGLTWLVLFQLLGTAINALLLPMLPGPIIGLLLLLVFLVQRGEVSEPLTLAASSLLRYLPLLLVPAAVGVMVYAKAIAADFWAVVGALSLSLLLSLVFAGWLMQKLIERQARRREDT, encoded by the coding sequence ATGCTGCTACGCGGCCTGACCTGGCTGGTGCTGTTCCAATTGCTCGGCACCGCGATCAATGCGTTGCTTTTGCCCATGCTGCCCGGGCCGATCATCGGTCTGCTGTTGTTGTTGGTGTTCCTGGTGCAGCGTGGCGAGGTGAGCGAGCCGTTGACGTTGGCGGCCTCCAGCTTGTTGCGCTATCTGCCGCTGTTGTTGGTGCCCGCAGCGGTGGGCGTAATGGTGTATGCCAAGGCGATTGCCGCAGATTTCTGGGCGGTGGTGGGGGCGTTGAGCTTGTCGCTGCTATTGTCCTTGGTCTTCGCCGGTTGGCTGATGCAGAAGCTGATCGAGCGTCAAGCGCGCCGGCGGGAGGACACATGA
- a CDS encoding MaoC family dehydratase yields the protein MPFVPVAELKDYVGKELGRSDWLTIDQERINQFAECTGDHQFIHVDPEKAKLTPFGTTIAHGFLSLSLVPMLMEKIMIMPQGLKMAVNYGLDSVRFIQPVKVNSKVRLIVTLTDANEKNPGQWLLKAKVVLEIEGQEKPAYIAEPLTLCFV from the coding sequence ATGCCGTTCGTACCCGTTGCAGAACTCAAGGATTATGTTGGCAAGGAACTGGGCCGTTCCGACTGGCTGACCATCGACCAAGAGCGCATCAATCAATTCGCCGAATGCACCGGCGACCATCAGTTCATTCACGTCGACCCGGAGAAAGCCAAGCTGACCCCGTTCGGCACCACCATCGCCCATGGCTTCCTCTCGCTGTCGTTGGTGCCGATGCTGATGGAAAAGATCATGATCATGCCTCAGGGCCTGAAAATGGCGGTCAACTATGGCCTGGACAGCGTGCGCTTCATCCAGCCGGTCAAGGTCAATTCCAAGGTTCGGCTGATCGTAACCCTGACCGATGCCAACGAGAAAAACCCCGGCCAATGGCTGCTCAAAGCCAAGGTCGTGCTGGAGATCGAAGGCCAGGAGAAACCGGCCTATATCGCCGAGCCGCTGACCCTCTGTTTCGTCTAA
- a CDS encoding C13 family peptidase has product MRRLFLALLVPLALALLAACGEGEPLTPPNAVLPDGGRYRGEVVNGLLQGPGRVDYANGSWFQGQFKDGQPEGPGKWQGPSGESYVGEFHQGLFDGQGKLTYSDGSTYEGGFKQARMDGEGTLKQGGLSYRGEFKQDRYQGLGKLERADGSSFQGRFVQGQPSGEGLLIDDSGNQFSGNFVQGQLNGTGSYKSSAGDFYNGGFRDNQFHGKGRYENADGDVWLGQFAGGALSGKGEYHSADGSHYEGMFHDWGYHGEGRLTLADGSVYQGHFAYGSYDGRGSLTLADGTVQAGIWQHGLRLRDSQGKALPDPLEVGLLEQGHLLEQAIAALPASTPALELYSLTLAGDGKQSVFMREADYVNQLLGERFGARGQITLANHRDHLADRPLATRESLTRAVRALAQRSGPEDLIFIYLTSHGSRSHELSLDQPRLQLADLPASELAALLQPLKDRHKVVVISACFSGGFIPPLKDDKTLVMTAARSDRVSFGCSEENDFTYFGRALFAEALSQTDDLQRAFSLAKAKVAEREKAEGFEPSEPQIWAPKAVLAHWRKLRESQAEHAFTATTTDKTSGRH; this is encoded by the coding sequence ATGCGCCGCCTATTTCTTGCCCTCTTGGTCCCACTGGCCCTCGCGCTACTCGCCGCCTGCGGTGAGGGCGAGCCGCTGACCCCACCGAATGCCGTGCTGCCGGATGGCGGCCGTTATCGCGGGGAAGTAGTCAACGGTTTATTGCAGGGCCCAGGCCGAGTGGATTACGCCAATGGCAGCTGGTTCCAAGGCCAGTTCAAGGACGGCCAACCGGAAGGCCCCGGCAAATGGCAGGGGCCGAGTGGCGAGTCCTACGTCGGCGAGTTCCACCAGGGCCTGTTCGATGGCCAAGGCAAGCTCACCTACAGCGACGGCAGCACCTACGAGGGTGGCTTCAAACAGGCCCGGATGGACGGCGAAGGGACCCTCAAGCAAGGTGGCCTGAGCTACCGCGGCGAGTTCAAGCAGGATCGCTACCAAGGCCTCGGCAAACTCGAACGGGCCGACGGCAGCAGTTTCCAGGGCCGCTTCGTGCAGGGGCAACCCAGCGGCGAAGGCCTGCTGATCGACGACAGCGGCAATCAGTTCAGCGGCAACTTCGTGCAGGGCCAACTGAACGGCACGGGCAGCTACAAAAGCAGCGCCGGCGACTTCTACAACGGTGGCTTTCGCGACAACCAGTTCCACGGTAAGGGCCGCTACGAGAATGCCGACGGCGACGTCTGGCTGGGTCAATTCGCCGGGGGGGCGCTGAGCGGCAAAGGCGAATACCACAGCGCCGACGGCAGCCACTATGAAGGCATGTTCCACGACTGGGGTTACCACGGCGAAGGCCGCCTGACACTCGCCGACGGCAGCGTCTACCAAGGCCACTTTGCCTATGGCAGCTACGATGGCCGCGGCAGCCTGACCTTGGCCGACGGCACCGTGCAGGCGGGTATCTGGCAGCACGGGCTGCGCTTGCGTGATAGTCAGGGCAAGGCCCTGCCCGATCCGCTAGAGGTCGGCCTACTGGAACAAGGTCACTTGCTTGAACAAGCCATCGCTGCGCTTCCCGCCTCCACCCCGGCACTTGAGCTCTACAGCCTGACCCTCGCCGGTGACGGCAAGCAGAGCGTGTTTATGCGCGAAGCCGACTACGTCAACCAACTGCTCGGCGAGCGCTTCGGCGCACGCGGCCAGATTACGCTGGCCAACCACCGCGACCATCTCGCCGACCGCCCGCTGGCAACCCGCGAGAGCCTGACCCGTGCGGTGCGCGCGCTAGCCCAACGCAGCGGCCCGGAAGACCTGATCTTCATCTACCTGACCAGCCACGGCTCGCGCAGCCATGAGCTGAGCCTTGATCAGCCGCGCCTGCAACTGGCCGACCTGCCGGCCAGCGAACTGGCCGCGCTGCTGCAACCGCTCAAGGATCGGCACAAGGTCGTGGTGATTTCGGCGTGTTTCTCCGGCGGCTTTATCCCGCCGCTGAAAGACGACAAGACCCTGGTGATGACGGCGGCGCGTAGCGACCGGGTGTCCTTCGGCTGCTCGGAGGAAAATGACTTTACCTATTTCGGTCGCGCCCTGTTCGCCGAAGCCTTGAGCCAAACCGATGATCTGCAACGGGCTTTCAGCCTGGCCAAAGCCAAGGTCGCCGAGCGCGAAAAAGCCGAAGGCTTCGAACCCTCAGAGCCACAGATCTGGGCACCGAAAGCGGTGCTGGCACACTGGCGCAAGCTGCGTGAAAGCCAAGCCGAGCACGCATTCACAGCAACCACAACCGACAAAACCAGCGGCAGGCACTAG
- a CDS encoding oxidoreductase yields the protein MYLTPQHILLAGATGLTGEHLLDRLLNEPTVTRVLAPTRRPLAEHPRLDNPLGELPALLPLLTGLLDTAFCCLGTTLKQAGSQEAFRAVDHDLVLAVSQRARALGARHFLVISALGADANSSVFYNRVKGELEEALKAQDWPQLTIARPSLLLGTRNEFRLGERLAAPLMRWAPGKYRGIHACTLARALWRLALEEQDGVRIVESDELRKLGR from the coding sequence ATGTACCTGACGCCCCAGCATATCCTGCTCGCCGGTGCCACCGGCCTGACTGGCGAGCACTTGCTCGATCGCCTGCTCAACGAACCAACGGTGACGCGCGTGCTGGCGCCGACCCGACGGCCACTGGCTGAGCATCCACGCCTGGATAACCCGCTGGGCGAGCTGCCGGCCTTGCTGCCACTGCTGACCGGCCTGCTGGATACAGCCTTCTGCTGCCTCGGCACCACGCTGAAACAGGCCGGCTCGCAGGAAGCCTTCCGCGCAGTCGATCACGACCTGGTACTGGCGGTCAGCCAACGTGCCCGCGCCCTCGGCGCCCGACACTTCCTGGTGATCAGTGCGCTAGGGGCCGACGCCAACTCCTCGGTGTTCTACAACCGCGTCAAAGGCGAGCTTGAAGAAGCCTTGAAGGCGCAGGACTGGCCGCAACTGACGATCGCCCGACCGTCCCTGCTGCTGGGCACCCGAAACGAGTTCCGCCTCGGCGAACGCCTGGCCGCACCGCTGATGCGCTGGGCTCCAGGCAAATATCGCGGCATCCATGCCTGCACCCTGGCCCGCGCGCTCTGGCGCTTAGCCCTGGAAGAACAGGACGGGGTGCGCATCGTCGAGTCGGACGAGCTCAGAAAGCTCGGACGCTAA
- a CDS encoding DUF5629 family protein → MSTSPANLLVALEAADMLEIDGLYAWQFELALDAQQNAERALAIECMDGRTLRKWQFSRAELLAATFSPATQSWNLTGSSGTHELKCLSGVTADNSEQAWDAEDAEDA, encoded by the coding sequence ATGAGCACCTCTCCCGCAAACCTCCTCGTCGCGCTTGAAGCGGCCGACATGCTTGAGATTGATGGCCTGTACGCCTGGCAGTTCGAGCTGGCCCTGGACGCCCAGCAGAACGCCGAGCGCGCGCTGGCGATTGAGTGCATGGACGGGCGCACCCTGCGCAAATGGCAGTTCTCCCGAGCCGAACTGCTGGCCGCGACCTTCTCGCCGGCGACGCAGAGCTGGAACCTCACAGGCAGCAGCGGCACGCACGAGCTCAAGTGCCTGTCCGGGGTGACGGCTGACAACTCCGAGCAGGCCTGGGACGCTGAAGACGCTGAAGACGCTTAA
- a CDS encoding class I SAM-dependent methyltransferase: protein MGLYSRHILPHLIDFACGMGAVMKARSKIVPQAHGRVLEIGIGSGLNLEFYDPAKVSRIVGVDPAAEMQTLARERAARIAIAVEMIPLELGQIQAAAASFDSIVCTFTLCTIPDAVAALQEMRRVLKPGGRLLFCEHGLAPDLPVVRWQNRLTPLWKPLAGGCHLNRDIPALLSAGGFHIGELDTRYLKGPKPMTYVYSGWAD from the coding sequence ATGGGTCTCTACAGCCGTCACATCCTGCCGCACCTGATCGACTTCGCCTGCGGCATGGGCGCAGTGATGAAGGCCCGTTCGAAGATTGTCCCGCAGGCCCACGGGCGGGTGCTGGAGATCGGCATTGGTAGCGGCCTGAATCTCGAATTTTATGACCCGGCCAAAGTGAGCAGGATTGTCGGCGTCGACCCGGCGGCCGAAATGCAAACCTTGGCCCGCGAACGCGCGGCCCGGATAGCCATTGCGGTCGAGATGATCCCGCTGGAGCTGGGACAGATCCAGGCCGCCGCTGCCAGCTTCGACAGCATCGTTTGCACCTTTACCCTGTGTACGATTCCGGATGCCGTGGCGGCACTGCAAGAGATGCGCCGAGTGCTCAAACCCGGCGGTCGCCTGCTGTTTTGCGAACATGGTTTGGCGCCGGATCTGCCGGTGGTGCGCTGGCAGAATCGGCTGACACCGCTGTGGAAACCGTTGGCCGGTGGCTGCCACTTGAACCGTGATATTCCGGCGCTGCTCAGCGCCGGCGGCTTTCACATCGGTGAGCTGGACACCCGCTACCTGAAAGGCCCCAAGCCGATGACCTATGTCTATTCCGGCTGGGCCGATTGA
- a CDS encoding YceK/YidQ family lipoprotein: MMIRLLLILLLAGNLFGCATARTLNAAKPGAPLVYAGTRLDWYSLNGGCCPLDRFGAEAPKYAGFDLPASALLDTLLLPLSLAAALGIDLGVSGGY, encoded by the coding sequence GTGATGATTAGGCTTCTGTTGATTCTGCTGCTGGCGGGCAACCTATTCGGTTGCGCAACCGCACGCACGTTGAACGCGGCCAAGCCTGGCGCGCCGCTGGTGTATGCCGGGACGCGCCTGGATTGGTACTCGCTGAATGGCGGCTGCTGTCCGCTGGATCGTTTTGGTGCCGAGGCGCCGAAGTACGCGGGCTTCGACCTGCCCGCCAGCGCGTTGCTGGATACTCTGCTGCTACCGCTTTCGCTGGCGGCGGCGCTGGGTATCGATTTGGGTGTGTCGGGCGGGTATTAG
- the ubiX gene encoding flavin prenyltransferase UbiX yields MSGPERITLAMTGASGAQYGLRLLDCLVQEEREVHFLISKAAQLVLATETDVTLPTKPQAMQAFLSEYTGAAAGQIRVYGKEDWMAPVASGSGAPSAMVIVPCSTGTLSAIATGACNNLIERAADVVLKERRQLILVPREAPFSSIHLENMLKLSNLGAVILPAAPGFYHQPQTIDDLIDFVVARILNVLNIPQDMLPRWGEHHLSSDD; encoded by the coding sequence ATGAGCGGTCCGGAACGCATCACCCTGGCCATGACCGGCGCCTCCGGCGCTCAGTACGGCCTGCGCCTGCTCGATTGTCTGGTACAGGAAGAACGTGAGGTGCATTTCCTGATTTCCAAGGCGGCGCAGTTGGTGCTGGCCACGGAGACGGACGTGACCCTGCCGACTAAACCGCAGGCGATGCAGGCGTTTCTCAGCGAGTACACCGGAGCGGCGGCGGGGCAGATTCGCGTGTACGGCAAGGAAGACTGGATGGCCCCAGTGGCCTCCGGCTCCGGTGCGCCCAGCGCGATGGTGATAGTGCCGTGCTCGACTGGCACACTCTCGGCCATCGCCACGGGGGCCTGCAATAACCTGATCGAGCGTGCGGCGGATGTGGTGCTGAAAGAGCGCCGGCAACTGATTCTGGTGCCGCGCGAGGCGCCGTTCTCCAGCATTCATCTGGAGAACATGCTCAAGCTGTCGAACCTCGGTGCGGTGATCCTGCCGGCGGCGCCGGGCTTCTACCATCAGCCGCAGACCATCGATGACCTGATCGACTTCGTTGTCGCACGGATCCTCAACGTCCTCAACATCCCGCAGGATATGCTGCCGCGTTGGGGCGAGCACCATTTGAGCAGTGATGATTAG
- the mpl gene encoding UDP-N-acetylmuramate:L-alanyl-gamma-D-glutamyl-meso-diaminopimelate ligase, which yields MHIHILGICGTFMGSLAVLAKELGHRVTGSDANVYPPMSTQLQAQGIELTQGYDPAQLEPAPDLVVIGNALSRGNPAIEYVLNKGLPYVSGPQWLADHVLQGRWVLAVAGTHGKTTTSGMLAWVLEYAGMSPGFLIGGVPQNFAVSARLGGTPFFVVEADEYDSAFFDKRSKFVHYRPRTAILNNLEFDHADIFPDLAAIERQFHHLVRTIPSDGLVIYPQAETALKRVIEMGCWTPVQTTGDAGQWQAKLLSEDGSRFEVLFDGALQGVVEWQLTGQHNVANALACLAAARHVGVVPGQGIAALSEFKNVKRRMEKVAEVNGITIYDDFAHHPTAIATTLDGLRKRVGDAKLIAIIEPRSNSMKLGAHRDGLPDSVKQADQVFWFAPANLGWDLAATTATCAVPSQVCDSLEAIIAAVKAQAQPGTQVVIMSNGGFGGLHGKLATALES from the coding sequence ATGCACATCCATATTCTGGGCATTTGCGGCACCTTCATGGGCTCGCTGGCCGTTCTCGCGAAAGAGCTGGGCCATCGGGTGACCGGTTCCGACGCCAACGTTTACCCGCCGATGAGCACCCAGTTGCAGGCTCAAGGCATCGAGCTGACTCAGGGCTACGATCCCGCCCAGCTGGAGCCGGCGCCGGACCTGGTGGTGATCGGCAACGCCCTGTCGCGCGGTAACCCGGCGATCGAATATGTGCTGAACAAGGGCTTGCCCTATGTCTCCGGGCCGCAGTGGCTGGCCGACCATGTGCTGCAAGGGCGCTGGGTGTTGGCGGTGGCCGGCACGCACGGCAAGACCACCACCAGCGGCATGCTCGCCTGGGTGTTGGAATACGCTGGCATGAGCCCGGGCTTTTTGATCGGCGGGGTGCCGCAGAATTTTGCCGTGTCCGCACGCCTCGGTGGCACGCCGTTCTTCGTGGTCGAGGCCGATGAGTACGACAGCGCCTTCTTCGACAAGCGGTCGAAGTTCGTCCATTACCGTCCGCGCACCGCAATCCTGAATAACCTGGAGTTCGATCACGCCGACATCTTCCCTGATCTGGCGGCCATCGAGCGACAGTTCCATCATCTGGTGCGCACCATCCCGAGCGACGGCCTGGTGATCTATCCGCAGGCCGAGACCGCGCTCAAGCGGGTGATCGAGATGGGCTGCTGGACGCCAGTGCAGACCACCGGTGATGCCGGTCAATGGCAGGCCAAATTGCTCAGCGAAGACGGTTCGCGTTTCGAGGTGCTGTTCGACGGTGCGCTGCAAGGCGTGGTCGAGTGGCAACTGACCGGCCAACACAACGTCGCCAACGCCTTGGCCTGCCTGGCTGCCGCGCGCCATGTCGGCGTGGTGCCGGGGCAAGGCATCGCCGCGCTGAGCGAGTTCAAGAATGTCAAACGGCGGATGGAGAAGGTCGCCGAGGTCAACGGCATCACGATCTATGACGACTTCGCCCATCACCCGACGGCGATTGCCACCACCCTCGACGGTCTGCGCAAGCGGGTGGGCGACGCCAAGCTGATTGCGATCATCGAACCACGCTCCAATTCGATGAAGCTCGGTGCACACCGCGACGGCTTGCCGGACTCGGTCAAGCAGGCCGATCAGGTGTTCTGGTTCGCGCCGGCCAACCTCGGTTGGGATCTGGCGGCGACCACGGCGACCTGCGCGGTGCCCTCGCAGGTGTGTGATTCGCTGGAGGCGATCATCGCCGCAGTTAAAGCCCAGGCGCAGCCGGGCACTCAGGTGGTGATCATGAGTAACGGTGGTTTCGGCGGCCTGCACGGCAAGCTCGCCACGGCCCTGGAGAGCTGA